Proteins encoded by one window of Cannabis sativa cultivar Pink pepper isolate KNU-18-1 chromosome 4, ASM2916894v1, whole genome shotgun sequence:
- the LOC133037103 gene encoding uncharacterized mitochondrial protein AtMg00310-like, with protein MIRDFWWGCEQGNRGLCLKAWDRLCLPKSRGGLGFRKTLEMNQALLAKWGWALLNDEQSLCCKVLKAKYLRGKPFLECSFKSSDSWFWKNVAESKDILKKGVCKKISDGKETNIWTDPRQGVLPKGQ; from the coding sequence ATGATCAGAGACTTCTGGTGGGGTTGTGAACAAGGGAATCGAGGCTTATGCTTAAAGGCTTGGGACCGCTTATGCCTCCCAAAATCTAGAGGTGGGCTTGGTTTTCGAAAGACTCTTGAAATGAATCAAGCGTTATTGGCCAAGTGGGGTTGGGCTCTCCTCAATGATGAGCAATCCTTATGTTGTAAAGTTCTTAAAGCTAAGTACTTAAGAGGAAAGCCGTTCTTGGAGTGCTCTTTTAAAAGTTCAGACTCTTGGTTTTGGAAGAATGTGGCGGAGTCCAAAGATATCCTGAAGAAAGGTGTGTGTAAAAAGATTTCTGATGGGAAAGAGACTAATATCTGGACTGACCCGCGGCAAGGGGTTCTACCCAAAGGCCAATAG